A window from Aeromonas rivipollensis encodes these proteins:
- the flgCL gene encoding lateral flagellar basal body rod protein FlgCL has protein sequence MSFNRIYDIAGSAMRAQTVRLDTVASNLANVDSAAGSEEAAFRAIKPVFSTLYQRVQDAEGLGAAQVQIAGIVQSDRQVEKRLEPTNPLADGDGFVYYSNVNAVEEMADMMSASRGFETSVEVINRINSMQQGLLRLGQGA, from the coding sequence ATGTCGTTCAATCGCATCTATGACATCGCCGGCAGTGCCATGCGGGCGCAAACCGTCCGCCTCGACACCGTCGCCTCCAACCTCGCCAACGTCGACAGCGCCGCCGGCAGCGAAGAGGCCGCGTTCCGGGCCATCAAGCCGGTCTTCTCCACCCTCTACCAACGGGTACAGGATGCCGAGGGGCTCGGCGCCGCCCAGGTGCAGATCGCCGGCATAGTGCAGTCGGACCGCCAGGTGGAGAAGCGCCTCGAGCCGACCAACCCCCTGGCCGATGGCGACGGCTTCGTTTACTACTCCAACGTCAATGCGGTGGAGGAGATGGCGGACATGATGAGCGCCTCCCGGGGATTCGAGACCTCGGTCGAGGTGATCAACCGCATCAACAGCATGCAGCAAGGGCTGCTGCGTCTCGGCCAGGGGGCATAA
- the flgH gene encoding flagellar basal body L-ring protein FlgH, with translation MMRAMWRCVVFSLLLGGCSTYELQAPEPGDEKWAPSRSQMTKSGVGEDGSLYRGDYMMTLFQDRRAYRIGDILTVMLEERTQSSKKANTSMNKNSSLNVPAPSIGGVSRPDWGASVTADRDFDGGATSSQQNTLAGAITVTVAEVMPNGVLGIRGEKWIRLNQGDEYIRLGGMVRVEDIDQSNRISSQRIADARITYAGRGALADSNQMGWLSRFFSSAFAPL, from the coding sequence ATGATGAGGGCGATGTGGCGTTGTGTCGTGTTCAGCCTGCTGCTGGGGGGCTGCTCCACCTATGAACTGCAGGCTCCCGAGCCCGGTGACGAGAAGTGGGCGCCTTCCCGCTCCCAGATGACGAAGTCAGGGGTGGGGGAGGATGGCAGCCTCTACCGTGGTGACTACATGATGACCCTGTTTCAGGATCGTCGCGCCTATCGCATCGGCGACATCCTGACCGTGATGCTGGAAGAGCGGACCCAGTCCAGCAAGAAAGCCAACACCAGCATGAACAAGAACAGCAGCCTCAATGTGCCGGCCCCCTCCATCGGCGGCGTGTCGCGGCCCGACTGGGGCGCCTCTGTCACGGCGGATCGGGACTTCGATGGCGGTGCCACCTCCAGCCAGCAGAACACTCTGGCCGGGGCCATCACTGTCACTGTGGCCGAGGTGATGCCCAACGGCGTGCTGGGGATCCGGGGAGAGAAGTGGATCCGTCTCAATCAGGGGGATGAGTACATCCGTCTGGGGGGCATGGTGCGGGTCGAGGACATCGATCAGAGCAACCGCATCTCTTCCCAGCGCATCGCCGATGCCCGCATCACCTATGCGGGTCGCGGTGCCCTTGCCGACAGCAACCAGATGGGCTGGCTGTCGCGCTTCTTCAGCTCCGCCTTCGCCCCCTTGTGA
- a CDS encoding flagellar hook assembly protein FlgD, with amino-acid sequence MSLPQVSGLDTARSASQYSVTPDIASNNTTAGQGVQLRNEFLQMMVAQIQNQDPTNPLDGAQYVTQLAQFSMVEGVEGLKVLQQKSINMMDTQQVLQSTGLIGQEVMVPSQTLNQQKEGAIRGQVELAGAADTVELKVYDKHGTLVATKGWGESKAGPLDYALPTLPAGEYSFEVKASLAGVATTTKNYVASEVERVNLPGTGEIMLQVAGVGDVPLFSAVQFGKSA; translated from the coding sequence ATGAGCCTGCCACAGGTCAGCGGTCTGGATACCGCCCGCAGTGCCAGCCAGTACTCGGTGACGCCCGATATTGCCAGCAACAACACGACTGCCGGTCAGGGCGTGCAGCTGCGCAACGAATTCCTGCAGATGATGGTGGCCCAGATCCAGAACCAGGATCCGACCAACCCGCTTGACGGGGCCCAGTACGTCACCCAGCTGGCGCAGTTCAGCATGGTGGAGGGGGTGGAAGGGCTCAAGGTGCTGCAACAGAAGTCCATCAACATGATGGATACCCAGCAGGTGCTGCAGAGCACTGGCTTGATCGGCCAGGAAGTGATGGTGCCGAGCCAGACCCTGAACCAGCAGAAAGAGGGTGCCATCCGCGGTCAGGTGGAGCTGGCCGGTGCGGCCGATACGGTCGAGCTGAAGGTGTATGACAAGCACGGCACCCTGGTCGCGACCAAGGGCTGGGGCGAGAGCAAGGCGGGGCCGCTGGATTATGCGCTGCCGACCCTGCCCGCCGGCGAATACAGCTTCGAGGTGAAGGCCTCCCTCGCCGGGGTTGCCACCACCACCAAGAATTATGTGGCCAGCGAGGTTGAACGGGTCAACCTGCCGGGCACGGGCGAGATCATGTTGCAAGTGGCAGGCGTGGGGGATGTTCCCCTGTTCAGTGCCGTCCAGTTCGGCAAGTCGGCGTAA
- the fliB gene encoding flagellin lysine-N-methylase, with protein sequence MATSLYTPHFIQHFQCIGDRCEDNCCHSWTITIDKQTFRNYERHPDPAVKSLSKLHIRKVKESNERWGEIKLDEQGACPFLDENRLCQIHSKAGPEALSHTCKTYPRAQTRIGNQLKKSLMLSCPEACRQLLLDPLAMLTEVTELAQPLPFATPPSTAMATLHSLSIHVLAATDVPVEIRLWLIGMLIHRDPSALSHESFLDQVAALAERGELNTMFEQLPAMPQLQWWGLRTITHQLLAYSQGRRGRQTMQHCLDKINLVLEGVYDEGKLARLQQTWHDRVAPFLAERPHIMDNYLLYYVYHHNFPLLQSGRFQAYQLLVIDYFLLRNYLCLLAMDKELEEQDVVNLFYSYHTIRQHNASFLKTIEQGLSESGFASDLSLYALLKS encoded by the coding sequence ATGGCAACCTCGCTCTACACTCCTCATTTCATTCAACATTTCCAGTGCATCGGCGATCGCTGTGAAGACAACTGCTGTCATAGCTGGACCATCACCATCGACAAGCAGACCTTCCGCAACTACGAGCGGCACCCGGATCCCGCGGTCAAGTCCCTGAGCAAGCTGCACATTCGCAAGGTGAAGGAGAGCAACGAACGCTGGGGGGAGATCAAGCTCGATGAGCAGGGTGCCTGCCCCTTCCTCGATGAGAATCGTCTGTGCCAGATCCACAGCAAGGCGGGGCCGGAGGCGCTGAGCCACACCTGCAAGACCTATCCCAGAGCCCAGACCCGCATCGGCAACCAGCTCAAGAAATCCCTGATGCTCTCCTGCCCCGAGGCGTGCCGTCAGTTGCTGCTGGATCCCCTGGCGATGCTGACAGAGGTGACCGAACTCGCCCAGCCTCTGCCCTTCGCCACGCCCCCCTCCACCGCCATGGCGACCCTGCACAGCCTGAGCATCCACGTGCTGGCGGCCACCGATGTTCCCGTCGAGATACGGCTGTGGCTGATCGGCATGCTGATCCACCGGGATCCCTCGGCCCTGTCCCACGAGTCCTTCCTGGATCAGGTGGCGGCGCTGGCAGAGCGGGGGGAGCTCAATACCATGTTCGAGCAGTTGCCTGCCATGCCGCAGTTGCAGTGGTGGGGACTGAGGACCATCACCCACCAGTTGCTGGCGTATTCACAAGGGCGCCGGGGACGGCAGACGATGCAGCACTGCCTCGACAAGATCAATCTGGTGCTGGAGGGGGTCTATGATGAGGGCAAGCTGGCGCGGCTGCAGCAGACCTGGCATGACAGGGTCGCCCCCTTCCTGGCCGAGCGCCCCCATATCATGGACAACTACCTGCTCTACTACGTCTATCACCACAACTTCCCGCTGCTGCAGAGCGGCCGCTTCCAGGCCTATCAGCTGCTGGTGATAGACTACTTCCTGCTGCGCAACTATCTGTGTCTGCTGGCCATGGACAAGGAGCTGGAAGAGCAGGATGTGGTCAACCTCTTCTACAGCTATCACACCATACGTCAGCACAACGCGAGTTTTCTCAAGACCATAGAACAAGGACTGAGTGAGTCAGGCTTTGCCTCGGATCTCAGCCTCTACGCCCTGCTGAAATCCTGA
- the lfgG gene encoding lateral flagellar basal-body rod protein LfgG — MHAALWVSKTGLSAQDAKMASISNNLANVNTVGFKRDRVAFEDLFYQVQRQPGAQQDQQNLSPIGIQMGNGVRVVGTQKVFTPGQFQNTNQELDMAVVGAGFFGVERPDGETAYTRNGQWHRNAEGLLVNSDGLPMLPQIQIPDNATKIAIGTDGTVSATLPGQQENVELGRITLTNFSNPAGLEALGGNLYRATGASGEAIEGVPGEEAMGAIKQFTLESSNVNVVEEMVDMITTQRAYEMNAKVVSSADQMLKFVTQAL; from the coding sequence ATGCATGCAGCGCTTTGGGTGAGTAAAACGGGTCTGTCGGCACAAGATGCCAAGATGGCCAGCATTTCCAACAACCTGGCCAACGTCAACACGGTCGGTTTCAAGCGCGATCGGGTGGCGTTCGAAGATCTGTTCTATCAGGTGCAGCGTCAGCCAGGGGCCCAGCAGGATCAGCAAAACCTGTCCCCCATCGGCATCCAGATGGGTAACGGTGTGCGGGTGGTCGGCACCCAGAAGGTGTTCACCCCGGGCCAGTTCCAGAACACCAATCAGGAGCTGGACATGGCGGTGGTCGGTGCCGGCTTCTTCGGGGTCGAGCGCCCGGATGGCGAGACGGCCTACACCCGCAATGGTCAGTGGCACCGCAACGCGGAAGGCTTGCTGGTCAACTCCGACGGCCTGCCCATGCTGCCGCAGATCCAGATCCCGGACAACGCAACCAAGATCGCCATCGGCACCGACGGCACAGTGAGTGCCACCCTGCCGGGCCAGCAGGAGAACGTCGAGCTGGGGCGCATCACCCTGACCAACTTCTCCAACCCGGCCGGTCTGGAAGCCCTGGGGGGCAACCTCTATCGGGCGACCGGCGCCTCCGGTGAAGCCATCGAAGGGGTGCCGGGGGAAGAGGCCATGGGGGCCATCAAGCAGTTCACCCTGGAGAGCTCCAACGTCAACGTGGTGGAGGAGATGGTGGACATGATCACCACCCAGCGCGCCTACGAGATGAATGCCAAGGTGGTCTCCTCCGCGGATCAGATGCTCAAGTTCGTGACCCAGGCGTTGTGA
- the lfgB gene encoding lateral flagellar basal body rod protein LfgB — protein MSISFDSALGVHPYALDVRADRARILAGNLANVDTPGYLARDVDYKSILGRVAQQVAAGEQGSAISQGETDMQHPLYRIPYQVSMDGNTAELSVEQSKFASNATDFQTSLTFLNMKITGIAKAIEGR, from the coding sequence ATGAGTATCTCATTTGACAGCGCGCTTGGCGTGCACCCCTATGCCCTCGATGTGCGGGCGGACAGAGCCCGTATTCTGGCAGGGAACTTGGCCAATGTGGATACCCCTGGCTATCTGGCGCGGGATGTCGACTACAAGTCGATCCTCGGTCGCGTCGCACAGCAGGTCGCGGCGGGCGAGCAGGGCAGCGCCATCAGCCAGGGCGAGACCGACATGCAGCATCCCCTCTATCGCATTCCCTACCAGGTCTCCATGGACGGCAACACAGCCGAGCTCAGCGTGGAGCAGAGCAAGTTTGCCAGCAATGCCACCGACTTTCAGACCAGCCTCACCTTCTTGAATATGAAAATCACCGGGATCGCCAAGGCGATCGAGGGCCGTTAA
- the lfgK gene encoding lateral flagellar hook-associated protein LfgK has product MSLLNIGFSGLNAAQIALNVTAQNIANVNTVGYSRQEAMMGSLSGFGRLDNGMGVEVTGVRRITDDYLVSQHWRSRSSTGSSYAFHQYINTTEQLLGSESMNITKGLDSFFASLSAALDSPETPAQRSQIVSSAGALANRFGQLNESLLTQEKQIDDQLGSTITQVNSYLKQVAELNTQIGEQASKGVNTSALEDSREQIVRELSTFMEVRVNRQSDGSFSLSLPQGQPLVLAGSSSTLSLTGDTLSLSFGPQSFEVPRLQGGTLAGVLEYRTTVLRPLRDELNQIAKKLADDFNAKQAGGIDLNGDSGKPLFSYDPLNPSGTLKVADGFTGDHLAFAKAGGGNGDNRNLQELLTIKDSQYEAYSALLGKMAVQSGQAKATMEADANMEKQLATKLSSVSGVNTDEEGVKIMAYTKAYQANAKVISTSDQLFNSILNMF; this is encoded by the coding sequence ATGTCGCTGCTCAATATCGGTTTTAGCGGACTCAACGCGGCGCAGATCGCGTTAAACGTCACCGCCCAGAATATCGCCAACGTCAATACCGTCGGTTACAGCCGCCAGGAAGCCATGATGGGCAGCCTGTCCGGCTTTGGCCGACTGGATAACGGCATGGGGGTCGAGGTGACCGGGGTCCGCAGGATCACCGATGACTATCTGGTGTCCCAGCACTGGCGCAGCCGCTCCTCTACCGGCTCCTCCTATGCGTTTCATCAGTACATCAACACCACCGAGCAGTTGCTTGGCAGCGAATCGATGAACATCACCAAGGGGCTGGACAGCTTCTTTGCCTCCCTCAGCGCCGCCCTCGACAGCCCGGAGACTCCGGCGCAGCGCAGCCAGATCGTCAGCTCTGCCGGGGCGCTGGCCAACCGCTTCGGCCAGTTGAACGAGAGCCTGCTGACCCAGGAGAAGCAGATCGACGATCAGCTCGGCAGCACCATCACCCAGGTCAACAGCTATCTGAAACAGGTGGCAGAGCTCAACACCCAGATCGGCGAGCAGGCCTCCAAGGGGGTCAACACCTCGGCCCTGGAAGACAGCCGCGAGCAGATAGTGCGTGAGCTGTCGACCTTCATGGAGGTGCGGGTCAACCGCCAGAGCGACGGCTCCTTCTCCCTGAGCCTGCCCCAGGGCCAGCCCCTGGTGCTGGCGGGCAGCAGCAGTACCCTCTCCCTCACCGGCGATACCCTGAGCCTGAGCTTCGGGCCGCAGTCCTTCGAGGTGCCCAGGCTGCAGGGAGGCACCCTGGCCGGGGTGCTTGAGTATCGCACCACGGTGCTGCGCCCCCTGCGCGACGAACTGAACCAGATTGCGAAGAAGCTGGCGGACGACTTTAACGCCAAGCAGGCGGGGGGCATCGACTTGAACGGTGACTCGGGCAAACCCCTGTTCAGCTACGATCCCCTCAACCCTTCCGGCACCCTCAAGGTGGCCGACGGCTTTACCGGTGACCACCTCGCCTTCGCCAAGGCGGGCGGCGGCAACGGCGACAACCGCAACTTGCAGGAGCTGCTGACCATCAAGGACAGCCAGTATGAGGCCTACAGCGCCCTGCTCGGCAAGATGGCGGTGCAGAGCGGCCAGGCCAAGGCGACCATGGAGGCCGATGCCAACATGGAGAAGCAGCTGGCGACCAAGCTCAGCAGCGTCAGCGGGGTCAACACCGACGAGGAGGGGGTCAAGATCATGGCCTATACCAAGGCCTATCAGGCCAATGCCAAGGTGATCAGTACCTCGGATCAGCTCTTCAATTCCATCCTGAACATGTTCTGA
- a CDS encoding rod-binding protein, translating to MTRITSEPGFYQDLNELQQIKSNPDQRAALEAAAGQFEVSFLQTVLKHMRSASDAMQDDDDKLIKGEALYRDMYDSQLAMSMVKRGGMGLKEQMVNQLAPTLKNAEPVVASEPQTLAAFSQPLNSAKMRKVD from the coding sequence ATGACCAGAATTACCTCTGAGCCTGGTTTCTATCAGGATCTCAATGAACTGCAGCAGATAAAGAGCAACCCGGATCAGCGCGCGGCCCTGGAGGCGGCGGCCGGCCAGTTCGAGGTGAGCTTCCTGCAGACGGTGCTCAAGCACATGCGCTCGGCCTCCGACGCCATGCAGGATGACGATGACAAGCTCATCAAGGGAGAGGCGCTCTACCGCGACATGTACGACAGCCAGCTGGCGATGAGCATGGTCAAGCGTGGCGGCATGGGGCTCAAGGAGCAGATGGTCAATCAACTGGCCCCCACATTAAAGAATGCCGAGCCGGTGGTCGCTTCAGAACCCCAGACCCTGGCTGCCTTCAGTCAGCCTCTGAATTCGGCAAAAATGAGGAAAGTTGACTGA
- the lfgF gene encoding lateral flagellar basal-body rod protein LfgF produces the protein MEKLIYTAMSGAQHTLMAQQIRANNLANVNTAGFRADFERASAYALAGDGYQSRVMAREEQAGTDFRAGALMQTGRKLDVAVRGEGFITVQTADGKEAYTRAGNLEVDGEGLLTLNGRPVLGDGGEMVLPAYRDLSFGKDGSLSITPPGGGARLDVGRLKLVNPDPADLVKGPDGLFRQRQGGDAEISEQVVLASGFLEGANVNAVDELISSMSLTRNFELQVKLMKTADDQARQGARLISGQG, from the coding sequence GTGGAAAAGCTTATCTATACCGCCATGTCGGGGGCGCAACATACCCTGATGGCCCAGCAAATCCGGGCCAACAACCTGGCCAACGTCAATACCGCCGGTTTTCGGGCCGATTTCGAGCGGGCCTCCGCCTATGCCCTGGCCGGCGACGGCTATCAGAGCCGGGTGATGGCCCGGGAAGAGCAGGCGGGGACCGACTTTCGGGCGGGCGCCCTGATGCAGACCGGCCGCAAGCTGGATGTGGCGGTACGAGGTGAAGGCTTCATCACTGTGCAGACGGCCGATGGCAAGGAGGCCTACACCCGTGCCGGCAATCTGGAGGTGGACGGGGAGGGGCTCTTGACCCTCAATGGTCGCCCCGTGCTCGGGGACGGCGGCGAGATGGTGCTGCCGGCCTACCGTGACCTGAGCTTTGGCAAGGACGGTTCCCTCAGCATCACCCCCCCCGGTGGTGGCGCCCGGCTGGATGTGGGTCGTCTCAAGCTGGTCAATCCGGACCCGGCCGATCTGGTCAAGGGGCCGGATGGCTTGTTCCGCCAGCGCCAGGGCGGGGATGCGGAGATCAGCGAACAGGTGGTGCTGGCCTCGGGCTTCCTCGAGGGGGCGAACGTGAACGCGGTGGATGAGCTTATCAGCAGCATGTCCCTGACCCGCAACTTCGAGTTGCAGGTCAAGCTGATGAAGACGGCAGACGATCAGGCCAGGCAGGGTGCCCGGCTGATCTCGGGCCAGGGCTGA
- the flgEL gene encoding lateral flagellar hook protein FlgEL encodes MSFSIGLSGLRAVNQELSVISNNVANASTAGFKSSRAEFAAIYGGGQAGGVEMNNVSQNFDRNGDVTRTGRGLDLAISGNGFFVLKDGNGQTSYTRAGMFQRDASNYLTTASGTRLQGYTTNEAGELQSGVVGDIQVKTGSLPAKPSDSLEFVANLKADASVIDQVVHPFDPAKSDSFSYSQSSKVYDSLGVEHTVTQYFVKTGENSWQVNYAFNGTQTGTPVAMEFNTNGTLKTPTTAPVLNLAPAGAEPISLTADLAKVSQYASDFNATRNQSNGYTSGDLTGVRVDADGGVYATFTNGQSLLQGQVVMANFTNPNGLLQTNNTTWQQSFSSGQPVLGAPGTGTLGGLTAGAYEASNVDLTGELVSLMTSQRNYQANAKTISSADKMTQVLFNSF; translated from the coding sequence GTGTCTTTTAGTATCGGACTGAGCGGCCTGCGCGCCGTCAACCAGGAATTGAGTGTCATCAGCAACAACGTGGCCAACGCCAGCACCGCGGGCTTCAAGTCCAGCCGAGCCGAGTTTGCCGCCATCTACGGCGGTGGTCAGGCCGGTGGCGTGGAGATGAACAACGTCTCCCAGAACTTCGATCGCAACGGCGACGTGACCCGGACCGGGCGCGGGCTGGATCTGGCGATCTCCGGCAACGGCTTCTTCGTGCTCAAGGATGGCAACGGCCAGACCTCCTACACCCGGGCCGGCATGTTCCAGCGGGATGCCAGCAATTATCTGACCACCGCCAGCGGCACCCGTCTGCAGGGCTACACCACCAACGAGGCCGGTGAATTGCAGTCTGGTGTGGTGGGGGACATCCAGGTCAAGACCGGCAGTCTGCCCGCCAAACCGTCCGACAGCCTGGAGTTCGTGGCCAACCTCAAGGCGGACGCCAGCGTCATCGATCAGGTCGTGCATCCCTTCGATCCCGCCAAGTCCGACAGCTTCAGCTACTCCCAGTCCAGCAAGGTCTATGACTCCCTCGGGGTCGAGCACACTGTCACCCAGTATTTCGTGAAGACGGGTGAGAACAGCTGGCAGGTCAACTACGCCTTCAACGGCACCCAGACCGGCACCCCGGTGGCCATGGAGTTCAACACCAACGGCACCCTGAAGACGCCGACCACGGCCCCGGTGCTGAACCTGGCCCCCGCCGGCGCCGAACCCATCAGCCTCACGGCCGATCTGGCCAAGGTCAGCCAGTATGCCTCCGACTTCAACGCCACCCGCAACCAGTCCAACGGCTATACCTCCGGGGATCTGACCGGGGTGCGGGTGGACGCGGATGGCGGTGTCTATGCCACCTTCACCAACGGCCAGAGCCTGCTCCAGGGCCAGGTGGTGATGGCGAACTTCACCAACCCCAACGGCCTGCTGCAGACCAACAACACCACCTGGCAGCAGTCGTTCAGCTCGGGCCAGCCGGTGCTGGGCGCGCCGGGCACCGGGACCCTGGGTGGTCTGACGGCAGGGGCCTATGAGGCATCCAACGTGGATCTGACGGGTGAACTGGTAAGCCTGATGACCTCCCAGCGCAACTATCAGGCCAACGCCAAGACCATCAGCTCGGCTGACAAGATGACTCAGGTACTCTTCAACTCCTTCTAA
- the lfgL gene encoding lateral flagellar hook-associated protein LfgL produces MRISTNQIQLSMLDNLQQGFGEYARLDRQISSNKRILHPSDDPVGSVQLLGLKKEQAAMAQYQKNIANAKSQLSQGEIQLETMTNMLSRLRDLTQTAATGSLSEDDRRAVSSELAIIKDGLLDLANARNESGSSLFSGSQVDKAPIVKGPGGDYLYQGDALVREVGIARGVTVELNHTADKLFIQNGDFFKQLDDMVAAFDSGATDATDQARAMLDRSLILQDDISQMVSTIGARINLLDQVDEGHAEKSTYSKEVSNQIESLDYAGAVTQQAHVLMALQVQQQAFAKVNGLSLFNYMP; encoded by the coding sequence ATGCGCATCAGCACCAACCAGATCCAGCTCAGCATGCTCGACAATCTGCAGCAGGGCTTCGGCGAATATGCCCGCCTCGATCGCCAGATCTCCTCCAACAAGCGGATCCTGCATCCCTCTGACGATCCCGTGGGCAGCGTGCAGCTGCTCGGGCTGAAGAAGGAGCAGGCGGCGATGGCGCAGTACCAGAAGAACATCGCCAACGCCAAGAGCCAGCTCTCCCAGGGGGAGATCCAGCTCGAGACCATGACCAACATGCTGAGCCGTCTGCGGGATCTGACCCAGACTGCCGCCACCGGTTCCCTCTCCGAGGACGATCGCCGGGCCGTCTCCAGCGAGCTGGCGATCATCAAGGATGGCTTGCTGGATCTGGCCAATGCCCGCAACGAGAGTGGCTCCAGCCTGTTCAGCGGCAGCCAGGTGGACAAGGCTCCCATCGTCAAGGGACCGGGCGGCGACTATCTCTATCAGGGGGATGCCCTGGTGCGCGAGGTCGGCATCGCCAGAGGGGTCACGGTGGAACTCAATCACACCGCAGACAAGCTGTTCATCCAGAACGGGGACTTCTTCAAGCAGCTCGACGACATGGTGGCAGCCTTCGACAGCGGTGCCACGGATGCGACCGATCAGGCCAGAGCCATGCTGGATCGCAGTCTGATCCTGCAAGATGACATCAGCCAGATGGTCAGCACCATAGGGGCACGCATCAATCTGCTGGATCAGGTGGACGAAGGGCACGCCGAGAAGAGCACCTATAGCAAGGAAGTGAGCAATCAGATAGAGTCCCTCGATTACGCAGGGGCCGTGACCCAGCAGGCTCATGTGCTGATGGCGCTGCAGGTGCAGCAGCAGGCCTTCGCCAAGGTGAACGGGCTGAGCCTGTTCAACTACATGCCCTAA
- the fgIL gene encoding lateral flagellar basal body P-ring FlgIL produces the protein MNRWYIALLCLSLSGVAGAAAPAKRALLDIADVQGMRTNQLVGYGLVVGLSGTGDRSQVKFTGQSMANMLKQFGVQLPDDIDPKLKNVAAVSVQATLPALAGKGQLVDVTVTSIGDAKSLRGGSLLLTPMRGIDGEVYAVAQGNLVVAGVKAEGQSGSSVTINVPTAGIIPNGAIIEREAVSNFSDKPEVTLNLHQPNFKTARNVEREINRQLGPVAKAVSAGRIQIAAPRDESQRISFMALLQDIQVDMGKERPRVVFNSRTGTVVMGQGVKVRKAAVSHGSLTVTIGESQTVSQPNAFSNGRTTTTPNSQVQVDRERNNMFVWPDGTSLEVIVKAVNSLGATPDDVMAILQALDEAGALEGELVVI, from the coding sequence ATGAACAGATGGTATATCGCCTTGCTCTGCCTCTCCTTGTCTGGGGTGGCCGGGGCGGCCGCGCCCGCCAAGCGGGCGCTGCTGGACATCGCCGACGTGCAGGGGATGAGAACCAACCAGCTGGTGGGCTACGGCCTGGTGGTCGGCCTCTCCGGCACCGGGGATCGCAGCCAGGTCAAGTTCACCGGTCAGTCCATGGCCAACATGCTCAAGCAGTTTGGCGTGCAACTGCCCGATGACATAGACCCCAAGCTCAAGAACGTGGCCGCGGTCTCGGTGCAGGCGACCCTGCCTGCCCTGGCGGGCAAGGGGCAGCTGGTGGACGTGACTGTAACCTCCATCGGCGATGCCAAGAGCCTGCGGGGCGGCTCCCTGTTGCTGACCCCCATGCGCGGCATCGACGGCGAGGTCTATGCGGTTGCCCAGGGCAACCTGGTGGTGGCCGGGGTCAAGGCGGAAGGGCAGTCCGGCTCGTCCGTCACCATCAATGTGCCGACGGCGGGCATCATTCCCAACGGGGCCATCATAGAGCGGGAGGCGGTCAGCAACTTCTCGGACAAGCCCGAGGTCACCCTCAACCTGCATCAGCCGAATTTCAAGACGGCCCGCAACGTGGAGCGGGAGATCAACCGTCAGCTCGGTCCCGTGGCCAAGGCGGTCAGCGCCGGACGCATCCAGATTGCGGCGCCCCGCGACGAGAGCCAGCGCATCTCCTTCATGGCCCTGTTGCAGGACATCCAGGTGGACATGGGCAAGGAGCGACCCAGGGTGGTCTTCAACAGCCGCACCGGCACTGTGGTGATGGGGCAGGGCGTCAAGGTACGCAAGGCTGCGGTCAGCCACGGCAGCCTGACGGTGACCATAGGCGAGAGCCAGACGGTCAGTCAGCCCAATGCCTTCTCCAACGGCCGGACCACCACCACGCCCAACTCTCAGGTTCAGGTTGACCGGGAGCGCAACAACATGTTTGTCTGGCCGGATGGCACCTCCCTGGAGGTGATTGTCAAGGCAGTGAATTCCCTGGGGGCGACCCCGGACGATGTCATGGCCATTCTGCAAGCCCTCGACGAGGCGGGAGCCCTCGAAGGCGAGCTGGTGGTCATCTAA